The sequence below is a genomic window from Nostoc flagelliforme CCNUN1.
AGCTGGGCCATTGGTCATCAAGACGATGCGATCGGACATATAAATTGCTTCATCAACATCGTGGGTAATCATCATCACTGCCTGACGATTATTTTCCCAAATATCCAATACCTGCCGTTGTAATTTGCCACGAGTTAGTGCATCTAGCGCCCCAAAAGGTTCATCCATCAGCAACATTTTAGGACGAATTGCTAAAGCTCTGGCAATACCTACTCGTTGTTTCATACCTCCAGAGATTTCATCAGGATATTTGTCAGCTGCCGCCGTCAAGTTTACCATTGCCAAGTGTTCATTTACAATGCTAATTTTCTCAGATCGATTAGCATTTTTTAGCACTTCATCTACAGCTAAACGGATATTCTCTCGCACGGTTAACCAAGGTAATAACGAATAGTTCTGAAATACCATCATCCGTTCGGCTCCTGGCTTATGAATTTCTTTTCCATCTAACCGGACTGAGCCAGAAGTGGCTTTTTCTAAACCAGCTACTATCTTTAGTAGAGTTGATTTTCCGCAACCTGAGTGACCAATTACAGAAATATATTCATCTTCACTAATCGTCAGATTAACCCCATCTAAAACGACAAAATCATCTTTGTCAGGTGTTGGATAAGACTTGACTAAATTTTCAACTTCTAAAAATCCATTGCGGGGCATGACTTCTTCGTAGGTATTAATAGGTAATGAAGTATAATTCATCCTCAAATGCTCCTTTCTAATTTATTCATTAGTCAATATTTGAACTTGGGATTTAAGACATGAAAAAGTTAGTGGGAGCATTAGCCCTGATGGCAAAACTATTCAGATAGCCCACAGGATCGCTGGGGTCGAAGCCTTTCTTATCTATAAATACTTCTGGTGGTTCGACCTTGTAATCATCCTTGGGACACTGAATGCCCATTTCAGATGCTATCTCCCGATATAAATCTGCTCTCCAGCCAAGTTCTGCTAGTTTATCGGCATTTTTGGGGAATTCCTTAATTTGTCCCCACCGTGCTGCTTGTGTCATCAGCCAGATACTTCTGGATCTCCATAAGAATGTGGAGTGTTCTCCTGGCTGTTTGGGAAGGTTGTCAGGAATATCGAAGAAAATCGTGGTGTCAGCAGCTTTGATAGTGCGGTCTTTGCCGTCAAAGCCGCCATAGTTGTAATTGCCAAGAATTGCCGGACTTGTAAACTTCGCAATTGGGGCATCTTTCTTTTTAGGTCTAGCACCTGTAAAGGAACGGTCTGTTATCAGTTCGGCTACTTCTTGGCGGTTTTCTGCTTTGCTGCAATACTGACAGGCTTCAATCATCGCCTTGACTAGAGAACGATAGGTTTTGGGATATTGGTCGATGAAAGATTCCATCACCCCCAAAAGCCGATCTGGGTGTCCCAACCAAACCTCTTTACCTTGTGCGAAGGTAAAGCCGATGTTTTCGTTACCTGTTATTGCCCTTGTGTTCCAAGGTTCTGCAACCATGTAAGCTTGCATTGCACCAATCCGCACATTTGTCACCATTTGGGGTGGCGGAACGATGATGACGCGAAACTCTTTAAGCGGATCAACCCCTGCGGCGGCGGATAAGTAACGGATA
It includes:
- a CDS encoding ABC transporter ATP-binding protein, whose translation is MNYTSLPINTYEEVMPRNGFLEVENLVKSYPTPDKDDFVVLDGVNLTISEDEYISVIGHSGCGKSTLLKIVAGLEKATSGSVRLDGKEIHKPGAERMMVFQNYSLLPWLTVRENIRLAVDEVLKNANRSEKISIVNEHLAMVNLTAAADKYPDEISGGMKQRVGIARALAIRPKMLLMDEPFGALDALTRGKLQRQVLDIWENNRQAVMMITHDVDEAIYMSDRIVLMTNGPAASIGEILEVPFEHPRDRGAMRNSKEYFELRNHALNFLDRYFAQDE
- a CDS encoding ABC transporter substrate-binding protein, yielding MGDINWTRRDIIKGIGATTAGMALSSCGISGDRSAKGLTEEALAVQPVVKSGDLEKADLTVGYVPVNDCAPFAIAWKKGFFRKYGLNVTLNREASWATSRDGVIFGRLDASPVVSGAVTNARIGAEGARHAPLCAAMTIHRHGNAMTMNKAMWDFGLRPWYEYQEKYGDGALEAFGRDFRGYFDKQPSENRVWAVVLSSSIYEYFIRYLSAAAGVDPLKEFRVIIVPPPQMVTNVRIGAMQAYMVAEPWNTRAITGNENIGFTFAQGKEVWLGHPDRLLGVMESFIDQYPKTYRSLVKAMIEACQYCSKAENRQEVAELITDRSFTGARPKKKDAPIAKFTSPAILGNYNYGGFDGKDRTIKAADTTIFFDIPDNLPKQPGEHSTFLWRSRSIWLMTQAARWGQIKEFPKNADKLAELGWRADLYREIASEMGIQCPKDDYKVEPPEVFIDKKGFDPSDPVGYLNSFAIRANAPTNFFMS